One Hippoglossus stenolepis isolate QCI-W04-F060 chromosome 9, HSTE1.2, whole genome shotgun sequence genomic region harbors:
- the jak2b gene encoding tyrosine-protein kinase JAK2 isoform X1 gives MASQLAMDTVTETFPVVHQNGNAHRDSPDTRPAAAVLRLHFYHSSQGGVDCSVLSYPPGDYVAEELCIDAAKACSISPLYCSLFGLYRESDCLWFSPNHIFQLDESASEDVFFRIRYYFPGWYSGGASRAYRHGVAKGSESPVLDDFVMSYLFSQWRNDFVNGSVKIPNSHETQEECLGLAVLDMTRTAKERQMSPLDIYHTTSYKSFLPKDMRAQIQDCNFLTRKRIRFRFKRFIQQFSQCRTTARDLKLKYLISMESLEKGFYTETFQVRELKKGQVFILVAADTGVQWCREKLKDSDEELQTFSDFPDVTDISIKLASKEGATEGRVVTINKQDGANMELEFPSLSEALSFVSLVDGYYRLTADAHHYLCKEVAPPRLVEAITSHCHGSISMEFAISRLQKCGNKRGLYILRCSPKDFNKYFLTFPVEVFNTVEFKHCLITKSASREFNLSGAKRNFSSLQELLSCYQKETVRSDSVIFQFSKCCPPNAKEKSCLLVCRSNKGSEVPLSPSLHRHNINQMVFHKIRKEDLDFMESLGQGTLTKIFKGVRKELTDYGHVHQTEVVMKVLDQTQRNYSESFFEAASMMSQLSHKHLIFNYGVCVCGEENIMVQEYGRFGSMDTYLKKNKNSINILWKLEVAKQLAWAMNFLEEKLLVHGNVCAKNVLLIREEDRRAGNTPFIKLTDPGISITVLPKEILIERIPWVPPECIEEPANLSLAADKWSFGTTLWEICSGGEKPLATLDNSKKTLFYEDHHHLPAPKWTELANLITSCMDYEPTFRPTFRAVIRDLHSLFTPDYEMIVDSDILPNRTAVSAWSTGGLENQEPAQFEERHLIFLQQLGKGNFGSVEMCRYDPLQDNTGEVVAVKKLQHSTTEHIRDFEREIEILKSLQHENIVKYKGVCYSAGRRNLRLIMEYLPFGSLRDYLMKNRERIDHKKLIHYTSQICKGMEYLSSKRYIHRDLATRNILVESELRVKIGDFGLTKILPQDKEYYMVKEPGESPIFWYAPESLTESKFSVASDVWSFGVVLYELFTHSDKICSPPAVFMSMMGNDKQGQLIVYHLIELLKSGSRLPQPLGCPTEIHEVMEECWDNDPCLRPSFKELALRVDLFRDSKEF, from the exons ATGGCCTCCCAGCTCGCCATGGACACTGTGACCGAGACATTCCCTGTGGTGCACCAAAACGGGAACGCCCACCGGGATTCTCCAGACACAAGACCGGCCGCTGCTGTTCTGAGGCTTCACTTCTACCACAGCAGCCAGGGAGGGGTTGACTGCAGCGTACTCAGCTACCCACCTGGGGACTATGTGGCTGAAGAGCTGTGTATAGACGCAGCCAAGGCATGCA GTATTTCACCTCTGTACTGCAGCCTGTTCGGTCTCTACCGAGAGAGCGACTGCTTGTGGTTTTCACCAAACCACATCTTTCAGCTCGACGAATCGGCCTCGGaagatgtgtttttcagaatAAG GTACTACTTCCCTGGCTGGTACAGTGGTGGGGCATCCCGAGCATACCGGCACGGTGTTGCCAAGGGGTCAGAAAGCCCTGTGCTTGATGACTTTGTAATGTCCTACCTCTTCTCTCAG TGGAGGAATGACTTTGTGAACGGCTCGGTGAAGATCCCTAACTCCCATGAGACTCAGGAAGAGTGCCTCGGCTTGGCTGTACTCGATATGACGAGGACAGCCAAGGAAAGACAGATGTCGCCGCTGGACATTTATCACACTACAAG CTACAAGTCCTTCTTGCCAAAGGACATGAGAGCTCAGATCCAGGACTGCAACTTCCTCACACGTAAGCGAATCCGCTTTCGCTTCAAGCGCTTCATTCAGCAGTTCAGTCAGTGTCGGACCACAGCGCGGGATCTCAAGCTTAAGTACCTCATCAGCATGGAGTCCCTGGAGAAGGGCTTCTACACAGAGACCTTCCAGGTCAGAGAGCTTAAGAAGGGACAGGTCTTCATCCTGGTGGCAGCAGACACTGGCGTCCAGTGGTGTCGAGAGAAGTTGAAAGATTCTGATGAG GAGCTGCAGACTTTTTCTGATTTCCCAGATGTCACTGACATCAGCATCAAACTGGCGAGCAAGGAGGGCGCTACAGAGGGTCGGGTGGTCACCATCAACAAACAGGATGGAGCGAATATG GAGCTGGAGTTTCCCAGTTTGTCTGAAGCGCTCTCCTTTGTGTCCCTGGTTGACGGCTACTATCGGCTGACTGCAGACGCACATCACTACCTTTGTAAAGAAGTGGCACCTCCGAGGCTTGTGGAGGCCATCACGTCTCACTGCCACGGCTCGATTTC aATGGAGTTTGCCATCAGCCGACTTCAGAAGTGTGGAAACAAGCGGGGCCTTTACATTTTGAGATGCAGCCCGAAAGACTTCAACAAGTATTTCCTGACTTTCCCGGTTGAG GTGTTCAACACTGTGGAATTCAAGCACTGCCTGATAACCAAGTCTGCCAGTCGGGAGTTCAACCTCAGCGGAGCCAAAAGAAACTTCAGTAGCCTTCAGGAACTACTCAGCTGTTACCAAAAGGAAACTGTGCGCTCAGACAGCGTCATTTTCCAGTTCAGCAAGTGCTGTCCACCTAACGCCAAAG AAAAGTCCTGCCTGCTTGTGTGCAGGAGCAACAAGGGCTCAGAAGTGCCTCTGTCTCCATCATTGCATCGACACAACATCAATCAAATGGTGTTTCACAAGATCAGGAAAGAAGATCTGGACTTT ATGGAGAGTCTCGGTCAAGGGACATTGACGAAGATCTTCAAAGGAGTCCGCAAGGAGCTGACGGACTATGGACATGTGCACCAAACAGAAGTCGTCATGAAAGTGCTGGACCAGACCCAGAGGAATTACTCTGAG TCTTTCTTTGAAGCTGCCAGCATGATGAGTCAGTTGTCCCACAAGCACCTGATCTTTAACTAcggcgtgtgtgtctgtggagaaGAGA ACATCATGGTGCAGGAGTATGGGAGGTTTGGCTCCATGGACACTTACTTGAAGAAGAACAAGAATTCTATAAACATCCTGTGGAAGCTTGAAGTGGCAAAGCAGCTGGCCTGGGCCATGAACTTCCTG gaggaaaagcTACTTGTCCATGGGAACGTGTGCGCTAAAAATGTTCTTCTGATCCGAGAGGAGGACCGGAGGGCTGGAAACACGCCTTTTATCAAACTGACTGATCCTGGCATCAGCATCACTGTCCTGCCCAAAGAAA TCCTGATCGAGAGGATCCCCTGGGTGCCCCCTGAGTGTATCGAGGAGCCTGCCAACCTGAGCCTGGCTGCAGACAAGTGGAGCTTTGGCACCACACTATGGGAGATCTGCAGTGGTGGGGAGAAACCTTTAGCAACACTTGACAACTCCAAG AAAACCCTGTTCTACGAGGACCACCACCACCTTCCCGCACCAAAGTGGACTGAGCTGGCCAATCTGATTACAAGCTGCATGGACTACGAGCCCACGTTCAGGCCAACGTTCCGCGCCGTCATCCGTGACCTCCACAGCCTCTTCACGCCAG ACTATGAGATGATCGTGGACAGTGACATCCTGCCAAACAGGACAGCGGTCTCTGCCTGGTCGACGGGCGGCCTTGAGAATCAGGAGCCAGCTCAGTTCGAAGAGAGACACCTGATCTTCTTACAGCAGTTGGGCAAG ggaaACTTTGGCAGCGTGGAGATGTGTCGATATGACCCACTTCAGGACAACACTGGAGAGGTGGTGGCCgtgaagaagctgcagcacaGCACCACAGAGCACATACGGGACTTTGAGCGAGAGATCGAGATCCTGAAATCTCTGCAGCACGAGAACATCGTTAAATATAAAGGCGTTTGCTACAGTGCAG GACGACGAAATCTCCGTCTCATCATGGAATATCTGCCTTTCGGGAGCCTGCGGGATTACCTCATGAAAAACAGGGAGAGGATCGACCACAAGAAGCTCATACATTACACGTCTCAGATCTGCAAG GGCATGGAGTACCTGTCCAGTAAGCGATACATCCACAGAGACCTGGCAACGAGAAACATCCTCGTGGAGAGTGAGCTGAGGGTGAAGATTGGAGATTTCGGCCTCACCAAAATTCTGCCTCAGGACAAAGAGTACTACATGGTCAAAGAGCCGGGAGAGAGCCCCATATTCTG GTATGCTCCTGAGTCGCTGACTGAGAGCAAGTTCTCTGTAGCGTCAGACGTGTGGAGCTTCGGAGTTGTGCTGTACGAGCTCTTCACCCACAGCGACAAGATCTGCAGCCCTCCTGCA gtgtTCATGTCGATGATGGGCAACGATAAGCAGGGACAGTTAATCGTCTATCACCTCATTGAACTCCTTAAATCCGGCAGCAGGCTGCCTCAACCCCTGGGATGTCCCACAGAG ATCCATGAGGTCATGGAGGAGTGCTGGGACAACGACCCCTGCTTGCGTCCGTCTTTCAAAGAGCTCGCCCTGCGCGTCGACCTGTTCAGGGACAGTAAGGAGTTTTAA
- the jak2b gene encoding tyrosine-protein kinase JAK2 isoform X2 yields MDTVTETFPVVHQNGNAHRDSPDTRPAAAVLRLHFYHSSQGGVDCSVLSYPPGDYVAEELCIDAAKACSISPLYCSLFGLYRESDCLWFSPNHIFQLDESASEDVFFRIRYYFPGWYSGGASRAYRHGVAKGSESPVLDDFVMSYLFSQWRNDFVNGSVKIPNSHETQEECLGLAVLDMTRTAKERQMSPLDIYHTTSYKSFLPKDMRAQIQDCNFLTRKRIRFRFKRFIQQFSQCRTTARDLKLKYLISMESLEKGFYTETFQVRELKKGQVFILVAADTGVQWCREKLKDSDEELQTFSDFPDVTDISIKLASKEGATEGRVVTINKQDGANMELEFPSLSEALSFVSLVDGYYRLTADAHHYLCKEVAPPRLVEAITSHCHGSISMEFAISRLQKCGNKRGLYILRCSPKDFNKYFLTFPVEVFNTVEFKHCLITKSASREFNLSGAKRNFSSLQELLSCYQKETVRSDSVIFQFSKCCPPNAKEKSCLLVCRSNKGSEVPLSPSLHRHNINQMVFHKIRKEDLDFMESLGQGTLTKIFKGVRKELTDYGHVHQTEVVMKVLDQTQRNYSESFFEAASMMSQLSHKHLIFNYGVCVCGEENIMVQEYGRFGSMDTYLKKNKNSINILWKLEVAKQLAWAMNFLEEKLLVHGNVCAKNVLLIREEDRRAGNTPFIKLTDPGISITVLPKEILIERIPWVPPECIEEPANLSLAADKWSFGTTLWEICSGGEKPLATLDNSKKTLFYEDHHHLPAPKWTELANLITSCMDYEPTFRPTFRAVIRDLHSLFTPDYEMIVDSDILPNRTAVSAWSTGGLENQEPAQFEERHLIFLQQLGKGNFGSVEMCRYDPLQDNTGEVVAVKKLQHSTTEHIRDFEREIEILKSLQHENIVKYKGVCYSAGRRNLRLIMEYLPFGSLRDYLMKNRERIDHKKLIHYTSQICKGMEYLSSKRYIHRDLATRNILVESELRVKIGDFGLTKILPQDKEYYMVKEPGESPIFWYAPESLTESKFSVASDVWSFGVVLYELFTHSDKICSPPAVFMSMMGNDKQGQLIVYHLIELLKSGSRLPQPLGCPTEIHEVMEECWDNDPCLRPSFKELALRVDLFRDSKEF; encoded by the exons ATGGACACTGTGACCGAGACATTCCCTGTGGTGCACCAAAACGGGAACGCCCACCGGGATTCTCCAGACACAAGACCGGCCGCTGCTGTTCTGAGGCTTCACTTCTACCACAGCAGCCAGGGAGGGGTTGACTGCAGCGTACTCAGCTACCCACCTGGGGACTATGTGGCTGAAGAGCTGTGTATAGACGCAGCCAAGGCATGCA GTATTTCACCTCTGTACTGCAGCCTGTTCGGTCTCTACCGAGAGAGCGACTGCTTGTGGTTTTCACCAAACCACATCTTTCAGCTCGACGAATCGGCCTCGGaagatgtgtttttcagaatAAG GTACTACTTCCCTGGCTGGTACAGTGGTGGGGCATCCCGAGCATACCGGCACGGTGTTGCCAAGGGGTCAGAAAGCCCTGTGCTTGATGACTTTGTAATGTCCTACCTCTTCTCTCAG TGGAGGAATGACTTTGTGAACGGCTCGGTGAAGATCCCTAACTCCCATGAGACTCAGGAAGAGTGCCTCGGCTTGGCTGTACTCGATATGACGAGGACAGCCAAGGAAAGACAGATGTCGCCGCTGGACATTTATCACACTACAAG CTACAAGTCCTTCTTGCCAAAGGACATGAGAGCTCAGATCCAGGACTGCAACTTCCTCACACGTAAGCGAATCCGCTTTCGCTTCAAGCGCTTCATTCAGCAGTTCAGTCAGTGTCGGACCACAGCGCGGGATCTCAAGCTTAAGTACCTCATCAGCATGGAGTCCCTGGAGAAGGGCTTCTACACAGAGACCTTCCAGGTCAGAGAGCTTAAGAAGGGACAGGTCTTCATCCTGGTGGCAGCAGACACTGGCGTCCAGTGGTGTCGAGAGAAGTTGAAAGATTCTGATGAG GAGCTGCAGACTTTTTCTGATTTCCCAGATGTCACTGACATCAGCATCAAACTGGCGAGCAAGGAGGGCGCTACAGAGGGTCGGGTGGTCACCATCAACAAACAGGATGGAGCGAATATG GAGCTGGAGTTTCCCAGTTTGTCTGAAGCGCTCTCCTTTGTGTCCCTGGTTGACGGCTACTATCGGCTGACTGCAGACGCACATCACTACCTTTGTAAAGAAGTGGCACCTCCGAGGCTTGTGGAGGCCATCACGTCTCACTGCCACGGCTCGATTTC aATGGAGTTTGCCATCAGCCGACTTCAGAAGTGTGGAAACAAGCGGGGCCTTTACATTTTGAGATGCAGCCCGAAAGACTTCAACAAGTATTTCCTGACTTTCCCGGTTGAG GTGTTCAACACTGTGGAATTCAAGCACTGCCTGATAACCAAGTCTGCCAGTCGGGAGTTCAACCTCAGCGGAGCCAAAAGAAACTTCAGTAGCCTTCAGGAACTACTCAGCTGTTACCAAAAGGAAACTGTGCGCTCAGACAGCGTCATTTTCCAGTTCAGCAAGTGCTGTCCACCTAACGCCAAAG AAAAGTCCTGCCTGCTTGTGTGCAGGAGCAACAAGGGCTCAGAAGTGCCTCTGTCTCCATCATTGCATCGACACAACATCAATCAAATGGTGTTTCACAAGATCAGGAAAGAAGATCTGGACTTT ATGGAGAGTCTCGGTCAAGGGACATTGACGAAGATCTTCAAAGGAGTCCGCAAGGAGCTGACGGACTATGGACATGTGCACCAAACAGAAGTCGTCATGAAAGTGCTGGACCAGACCCAGAGGAATTACTCTGAG TCTTTCTTTGAAGCTGCCAGCATGATGAGTCAGTTGTCCCACAAGCACCTGATCTTTAACTAcggcgtgtgtgtctgtggagaaGAGA ACATCATGGTGCAGGAGTATGGGAGGTTTGGCTCCATGGACACTTACTTGAAGAAGAACAAGAATTCTATAAACATCCTGTGGAAGCTTGAAGTGGCAAAGCAGCTGGCCTGGGCCATGAACTTCCTG gaggaaaagcTACTTGTCCATGGGAACGTGTGCGCTAAAAATGTTCTTCTGATCCGAGAGGAGGACCGGAGGGCTGGAAACACGCCTTTTATCAAACTGACTGATCCTGGCATCAGCATCACTGTCCTGCCCAAAGAAA TCCTGATCGAGAGGATCCCCTGGGTGCCCCCTGAGTGTATCGAGGAGCCTGCCAACCTGAGCCTGGCTGCAGACAAGTGGAGCTTTGGCACCACACTATGGGAGATCTGCAGTGGTGGGGAGAAACCTTTAGCAACACTTGACAACTCCAAG AAAACCCTGTTCTACGAGGACCACCACCACCTTCCCGCACCAAAGTGGACTGAGCTGGCCAATCTGATTACAAGCTGCATGGACTACGAGCCCACGTTCAGGCCAACGTTCCGCGCCGTCATCCGTGACCTCCACAGCCTCTTCACGCCAG ACTATGAGATGATCGTGGACAGTGACATCCTGCCAAACAGGACAGCGGTCTCTGCCTGGTCGACGGGCGGCCTTGAGAATCAGGAGCCAGCTCAGTTCGAAGAGAGACACCTGATCTTCTTACAGCAGTTGGGCAAG ggaaACTTTGGCAGCGTGGAGATGTGTCGATATGACCCACTTCAGGACAACACTGGAGAGGTGGTGGCCgtgaagaagctgcagcacaGCACCACAGAGCACATACGGGACTTTGAGCGAGAGATCGAGATCCTGAAATCTCTGCAGCACGAGAACATCGTTAAATATAAAGGCGTTTGCTACAGTGCAG GACGACGAAATCTCCGTCTCATCATGGAATATCTGCCTTTCGGGAGCCTGCGGGATTACCTCATGAAAAACAGGGAGAGGATCGACCACAAGAAGCTCATACATTACACGTCTCAGATCTGCAAG GGCATGGAGTACCTGTCCAGTAAGCGATACATCCACAGAGACCTGGCAACGAGAAACATCCTCGTGGAGAGTGAGCTGAGGGTGAAGATTGGAGATTTCGGCCTCACCAAAATTCTGCCTCAGGACAAAGAGTACTACATGGTCAAAGAGCCGGGAGAGAGCCCCATATTCTG GTATGCTCCTGAGTCGCTGACTGAGAGCAAGTTCTCTGTAGCGTCAGACGTGTGGAGCTTCGGAGTTGTGCTGTACGAGCTCTTCACCCACAGCGACAAGATCTGCAGCCCTCCTGCA gtgtTCATGTCGATGATGGGCAACGATAAGCAGGGACAGTTAATCGTCTATCACCTCATTGAACTCCTTAAATCCGGCAGCAGGCTGCCTCAACCCCTGGGATGTCCCACAGAG ATCCATGAGGTCATGGAGGAGTGCTGGGACAACGACCCCTGCTTGCGTCCGTCTTTCAAAGAGCTCGCCCTGCGCGTCGACCTGTTCAGGGACAGTAAGGAGTTTTAA